The proteins below are encoded in one region of Garra rufa chromosome 12, GarRuf1.0, whole genome shotgun sequence:
- the tspeara gene encoding thrombospondin-type laminin G domain and EAR repeat-containing protein codes for MEGQHNLVPSSWLFALQLSLLLLPPMESVTVVPWKPCTDLRPVDLLSRVLPHNGETMSGVRMVQEGGARGVQFFSPTQAHTFPSSQLFINCPHFPAEFSIVATVKVSHTRIKRNEYLFAVVKEDVDQLLIGLRFSKEKVHLIYQGSMGRQRLSFKRIRLTDNHWHSIVLAVSGHHATLTLDCGIPLELIHKQPFPSDLSTNGSRFHIGSRRKWKGLFSGLLRQLVLLPGSDATPRVCPSFRPSLVELSIPTILSNLPVKSQTNDVLGPPYETEVRVTLGSKPACTAAEQGQLWFDTLKRGLFLCDGAYWHSMLQEKDRLDYVDDYQDLYTTSETLDIELFQIPSFGLFAAMAHRANKPGSAIYRWNHGHFQLYQNISTFKAQAWKQFTIGRKIFLAVSNSVGPADGERELSVIYRWSNKRLKFVRYQTLETHSARDWEAFHINNEAFLAVANHRTENGNHNIDSVVYKWNPGTKIFEVNQTISTLGAYDWEFFTVGPYHFLAVANAFDGTSTQTDSSIYIWLGGAFQLFQTIRTFGATDWEMFQIGNRVFLAVANGHMLCERGPSLYTINSTIYELDMTTKMFLKFQDIVTYSAVDWEFFSVGDEHFLVVANSYDGSSYSLNSVIYRWQGYEGFVPVHRLPTIGCSDWEFFTSAEGSYLMYSSAKAPLSKIFKLRIH; via the exons ATGGAAGGACAGCATAACTTGGTGCCATCATCGTGGCTATTTGCACTGCAGTTGTCTCTGCTTCTTCTGCCACCGATGGAAAGTGTGACCGTAGTACCATGGAAACCTTGTACAG ATCTCCGTCCAGTGGACCTGTTGTCTCGAGTGCTGCCTCATAATGGAGAGACTATGTCTGGGGTCCGTATGGTGCAGGAGGGAGGTGCTCGTGGGGTCCAGTTCTTCAGTCCTACGCAGGCACACACCTTTCCATCGTCTCAGCTCTTCATTAACTGCCCTCATTTCCCTGCAGAATTCTCCATAGTGGCCACTGTAAAAGTGTCTCACACCAGAATAAAG AGGAATGAGTACTTGTTCGCTGTGGTGAAGGAGGATGTCGATCAACTCCTGATTGGCCTGCGTTTCTCTAAAGAGAAAGTCCATCTCATCTATCAGGGCTCAATGGGGAGGCAGCGTCTTAGCTTTAAAAGAATCCGGCTCACGGATAACCACTGGCACAGCATAGTGTTAGCCGTCAGCGGTCACCATGCCACCCTCACCCTGGACTGCGGCATCCCACTGGAACT GATCCATAAACAGCCATTTCCCTCTGATCTCAGCACCAATGGCTCCAGGTTTCACATTGGAAGTCGAAGAAAGTGGAAAGGCCTATTCTCT GGTTTACTGCGCCAACTCGTCCTTTTGCCTGGATCAGATGCAACACCACGTGTTTGTCCCTCTTTCAGACCATCACTAGTTGAGCTTTCCATCCCTACAATTCTGTCAAACCTGCCCGTGAAATCCCAAACGAATGACGTCCTGGGCCCTCCATATG AGACGGAGGTCCGTGTCACTTTGGGATCTAAACCAGCATGCACTGCGGCAGAGCAGGGACAACTCTGGTTTGACACTCTTAAAAGAGGCCTTTTCTTATGTGATGGTGCATACTGGCACTCTATGCTCCAAG AAAAAGACCGGCTAGACTATGTAGATGATTACCAGGACCTCTACACCACCTCAGAGACGCTGGACATTGAGCTTTTCCAGATTCCCTCTTTTGGGCTGTTTGCTGCTATGGCTCATCGGGCCAACAAACCAGGATCTGCCATCTACCGCTGGAACCACGGCCATTTCCAGCTCTACCAGAACATCAGCACCTTTAAGGCCCAGGCATGGAAGCAATTCACTATAGGGAGGAAG ATATTCTTGGCGGTGTCAAACTCCGTGGGCCCGGCGGATGGAGAGCGAGAGCTGTCTGTGATCTATAGATGGAGTAATAAGAGGCTGAAGTTTGTGCGTTATCAGACCCTGGAGACGCACAGCGCTCGTGACTGGGAGGCCTTTCATATTAATAATGAAGCTTTTTTAGCTGTGGCTAATCACCGAACAG AGAATGGCAATCACAACATTGACAGCGTTGTTTATAAGTGGAACCCAGGCACCAAGATATTTGAGGTGAACCAGACCATCTCGACATTAGGAGCTTACGACTGGGAGTTTTTCACCGTAGGACCCTACCACTTCCTAGCAGTGGCCAACGCATTTGACGGCACCTCCACCCAAACAGATTCATCAATCTATATCTGGCTTGGTGGAGCCTTTCAGCTTTTTCAGACTATAAgg ACATTTGGGGCTACAGACTGGGAGATGTTTCAGATTGGAAACAGAGTCTTCCTAGCTGTTGCCAATGGACACATGCTGTGTGAGAGAGGACCGAGCCTCTATACCATCAACTCAACTATATATGAACTTGATATGACAACCAAGATGTTCCTCAAGTTCCAAGACATTGTAACATACAG TGCGGTGGACTGGGAGTTCTTTTCGGTTGGAGATGAGCACTTCTTGGTTGTAGCCAACTCTTATGATGGATCGTCTTACTCTTTGAACAGTGTTATATACAG ATGGCAGGGATATGAGGGTTTTGTTCCTGTTCATCGATTACCTACTATTGGATGCAGTGACTGGGAGTTCTTTACCTCAGCAGAGGGTTCATACCTGATGTACTCCAGTGCCAAAGCACCTCTCTCCAAAATCTTCAAGCTGAGAATCCACTGA